One window of Hydractinia symbiolongicarpus strain clone_291-10 chromosome 3, HSymV2.1, whole genome shotgun sequence genomic DNA carries:
- the LOC130636244 gene encoding glycogen synthase kinase-3 beta-like isoform X2 produces the protein MSQSYTKTSNTKAKQYGSNSKLMGGLSRGDKDGGKITSVFATTGSYPDQAEEISYSDTKVIGNGSFGVVYQAKIVDSTDMIAIKKVLQDKRFKNRELQIMRKLDHCNIVKLKYFFYTSGEKKDEVYLNLVLEYVPETVYRVARHYSKNRQTIPLIYIKLYMYQLFRALAYIHSLGVCHRDIKPQNLLLDPDTAVLKLCDFGSAKVLVPGEPNVAYICSRYYRAPELIFGATDYTVNIDTWSAGCVLAELLLGQPIFPGDSGVDQLVEIIKVLGTPTREQIREMNQHYTEFRFPQIKPHPWSRVFRTRTPADAISLTSKLLEYTPGNRLSPLEACAHTFFDELRGPGIKLPNGKDLPKLFNFSAQELSSKPSLQATLLPDHIKQNSNANNTTASTSNSSANATSGSKDIQPTQQTTNAVVTTPAS, from the exons gAGATAAAGATGGAGGAAAGATTACAAGTGTATTTGCTACCACTGGTTCGTATCCAGACCAAGCAGAAGAGATTAGCTATTCAGACACGAAAGTGATAGGAAATGGTTCATTCGGTGTCGTCTATCAAGCCAAAATAGTTGATTCGACTGATATGATTGCAATTAAAAAAGTGTTACAagataaaagatttaaaaatcgcGAACTTCAAATTATGCGGAAATTAGATCATTGTAATATTGTCAAACTGAAATATTTCTTCTATAcaagtggtgaaaag AAAGATGAAGTTTATTTAAATTTGGTGTTAGAATATGTCCCAGAAACTGTATATCGTGTTGCAAGACATTACAGCAAGAACAGACAAACCATACCactaatatatataaaa CTCTACATGTACCAGCTGTTTCGTGCTCTCGCATACATACATTCACTAGGTGTATGTCATCGTGATATTAAACCACAAAATCTTCTGCTAGATCCAGATACAGCTGTGTTGAAACTTTGTGATTTCGGAAG TGCGAAAGTTTTGGTTCCTGGCGAGCCGAATGTGGCATACATCTGTTCACGTTATTATCGAGCTCCAGAGTTAATATTTGGTGCTACAGACTACACAGTTAATATTG ATACTTGGTCTGCTGGTTGCGTGCTGGCAGAGTTACTTCTTGGTCAGCCCATCTTTCCTGGCGATAGTGGAGTTGATCAACTAGTTGAAATAATTAAAGTTCTTGGTACACCAACGAGAGAACAGATCAGAGAGATGAACCAACATTACACTGAGTTTAGATTCCCTCAAATCAAGCCACACCCATGGTCGAGG GTATTTCGCACCAGAACACCTGCAGATGCCATCTCTCTCACTTCGAAATTGCTTGAGTATACTCCTGGTAACAGGCTGTCTCCACTTGAAGCTTGCGCTCATACTTTTTTTGATGAACTCCGAGGACCGGGAATCAAACTTCCAAATGGAAAAGATTTaccaaaattatttaatttctcAGCACAGG AATTGTCGTCGAAACCTTCGTTACAGGCGACGTTACTACCCGATCACATTAAGCAAAACTCAAATGCGAACAACACGACGGCGTCGACGTCAAATTCTAGTGCTAACGCAACTAGCGGTTCTAAAGATATCCAACCTACACAACAGACGACGAATGCTGTCGTCACAACACCGGCGTCATGA
- the LOC130636244 gene encoding glycogen synthase kinase-3 beta-like isoform X1: MSGRQRTTSLVDPTGKGSSAGSNGGFRITRDKDGGKITSVFATTGSYPDQAEEISYSDTKVIGNGSFGVVYQAKIVDSTDMIAIKKVLQDKRFKNRELQIMRKLDHCNIVKLKYFFYTSGEKKDEVYLNLVLEYVPETVYRVARHYSKNRQTIPLIYIKLYMYQLFRALAYIHSLGVCHRDIKPQNLLLDPDTAVLKLCDFGSAKVLVPGEPNVAYICSRYYRAPELIFGATDYTVNIDTWSAGCVLAELLLGQPIFPGDSGVDQLVEIIKVLGTPTREQIREMNQHYTEFRFPQIKPHPWSRVFRTRTPADAISLTSKLLEYTPGNRLSPLEACAHTFFDELRGPGIKLPNGKDLPKLFNFSAQELSSKPSLQATLLPDHIKQNSNANNTTASTSNSSANATSGSKDIQPTQQTTNAVVTTPAS, encoded by the exons gAGATAAAGATGGAGGAAAGATTACAAGTGTATTTGCTACCACTGGTTCGTATCCAGACCAAGCAGAAGAGATTAGCTATTCAGACACGAAAGTGATAGGAAATGGTTCATTCGGTGTCGTCTATCAAGCCAAAATAGTTGATTCGACTGATATGATTGCAATTAAAAAAGTGTTACAagataaaagatttaaaaatcgcGAACTTCAAATTATGCGGAAATTAGATCATTGTAATATTGTCAAACTGAAATATTTCTTCTATAcaagtggtgaaaag AAAGATGAAGTTTATTTAAATTTGGTGTTAGAATATGTCCCAGAAACTGTATATCGTGTTGCAAGACATTACAGCAAGAACAGACAAACCATACCactaatatatataaaa CTCTACATGTACCAGCTGTTTCGTGCTCTCGCATACATACATTCACTAGGTGTATGTCATCGTGATATTAAACCACAAAATCTTCTGCTAGATCCAGATACAGCTGTGTTGAAACTTTGTGATTTCGGAAG TGCGAAAGTTTTGGTTCCTGGCGAGCCGAATGTGGCATACATCTGTTCACGTTATTATCGAGCTCCAGAGTTAATATTTGGTGCTACAGACTACACAGTTAATATTG ATACTTGGTCTGCTGGTTGCGTGCTGGCAGAGTTACTTCTTGGTCAGCCCATCTTTCCTGGCGATAGTGGAGTTGATCAACTAGTTGAAATAATTAAAGTTCTTGGTACACCAACGAGAGAACAGATCAGAGAGATGAACCAACATTACACTGAGTTTAGATTCCCTCAAATCAAGCCACACCCATGGTCGAGG GTATTTCGCACCAGAACACCTGCAGATGCCATCTCTCTCACTTCGAAATTGCTTGAGTATACTCCTGGTAACAGGCTGTCTCCACTTGAAGCTTGCGCTCATACTTTTTTTGATGAACTCCGAGGACCGGGAATCAAACTTCCAAATGGAAAAGATTTaccaaaattatttaatttctcAGCACAGG AATTGTCGTCGAAACCTTCGTTACAGGCGACGTTACTACCCGATCACATTAAGCAAAACTCAAATGCGAACAACACGACGGCGTCGACGTCAAATTCTAGTGCTAACGCAACTAGCGGTTCTAAAGATATCCAACCTACACAACAGACGACGAATGCTGTCGTCACAACACCGGCGTCATGA
- the LOC130636243 gene encoding beta-galactosidase-1-like protein 2 has protein sequence MPDMIQTGRFRCYPKILHLVLLSILLGTFVYVFSINKYFSKIDVQSKAVAPEGLRIKGKNFTLRKKPFRILSGSLHYFRVPFSDWDDRLLKMKSMGLNTVDIYIPWNLHEPVPGQFTFEDNLDIGSFLRVVAAYDMWAIVRPGPYICSEWDLGGLPSWLLRDEKMKLRSTYPPFMSAVTRYFNKLLPLIVPFQFSHVGPIIAFQIENEYGVYGEDIEYLKALKQLYEDNKLSEMFFVCDNEDGLGKYKLDGVLQTINFMSKNSKRMMDKLLEFQPDKPIFVTEFWDGWFNHWGEKYHKVDEHKLANTVKEMLQRGASFNLYMWHGGTNFGFMNGANANDDGSNYQCDITSYDYDAPVSETGVLRSKFETLKDVIKKHSPPGIVPKMLPWVQDHDGYTAYGDIKFSSYIPLEDIKTKNLISAILRRNPCSMEMLPINNNAGQSYGYVLYESEVQQPGTSLMISKVKDFAVVLINGQVVYTSSSKFEPNIKVNVDGHFKSGVVNTIQILVENSGRVNYGKDINNQRKGILGKVELDNNLISNWKIYPLEFRSDWITKLSKDESAWNTFGTKDKKTTFQTKVPTIYRGNMFVHSFPRDTTLKLPGWFKGVVFVNGHNIGRYWNIGPQKTLFVPNMWLFRNNNTVILFDMHGTPTVTKDYPTIESTYEHDLGEKDAVEFLL, from the exons ATGCCAGATATGATTCAAACTGGTAGATTTCGATGTTATCCAAAGATCCTGCATTTAGTGTTGTTATCTATTCTTCTTGGAACTTTTGTGTATGTGTTTtcaattaataaatatttttcgaaaattgATGTCCAATCTAAAGCTGTTGCACCAGAAGGACTTCGAATTAAAGGGAAAAATTTCACACTTCGAAAAAAGCCATTTAGAATATTAAGTGGATCGTTGCACTACTTCCGTGTTCCTTTTTCGGATTGGGATGACAGGTTGCTTAAAATGAAGTCAATGGGACTAAACACTGTGGATAT ATACATCCCATGGAATTTACATGAACCAGTTCCAGGACAATTTACATTTGAAGATAATTTGGATATAGG atcTTTTTTAAGAGTTGTTGCAGCTTATGACATGTGGGCAATTGTTCGTCCTGGTCCGTATATATGTTCAGAATGGGATCTTGGTGGATTACCAAG TTGGTTACTAAGAGACGAAAAAATGAAGTTACGTTCAACATATCCTCCTTTCATGAGTGCTGTCACTCGATATTTTAACAAACTCCTTCCTCTTATTGTCCCTTTTcaa TTTAGTCATGTTGGTCCAATAATTGCATTCCAAATTGAAAACGAGTATGGCGTTTATGGAGAAGATATTGAATATCTTAAGGCGTTAAAACAA CTTTATGAAGATAATAAACTAAGCGAGATGTTCTTTGTTTGTGATAATGAAGATGGTTTGGGAAAATATAAATTAGATGGAG TGTTACAAACGATTAATTTCATGTCGAAAAACTCGAAACGGATGATGGACAAGCTGCTTGAATTCCAG cCAGATAAACCAATTTTTGTGACAGAATTCTGGGATGGTTGGTTTAATCATTGGGgtgaaaaatatcacaaagttGATGAACACAAACTTGCAAACACGGTGAAAGAAATGTTACAAAGAGGAGCATCATTCAACCTTTACATGTGGCATG GTGGTACAAATTTTGGTTTTATGAATGGTGCCAATGCAAATGATGACGGTTCAAATTATCAATGCGATATCACAAGTTATG ATTATGATGCTCCTGTATCAGAAACAGGTGTTTTACGTTCGAAATTCGAAACTTTAAAAGATGTCATTAAAAAGCATTCTCCTCCAGGGATAG TTCCAAAAATGTTGCCATGGGTACAAGATCATGATGGCTACACTGCATATG gtgaTATTAAATTCAGCAGCTACATTCCATTAGAAGATATTAAAACGAAGAATCTTATT AGTGCAATTTTGCGCCGAAACCCTTGCAGTATGGAGATGCTACCGATAAATAACAACGCAGGTCAATCGTATGGGTATGTTTTATATGAAAGTGAAGTTCAACAACCAGGAACATCGTTAATGATTTCAAAAGTAAAAGATTTTGCTGTG GTTTTAATTAACGGTCAAGTGGTTTATACAAGTAGCAGTAAATTCGAACCCAATATCAAAGTCAATGTTGATGGACATTTTAAA AGTGGCGTTGTTAACACGATTCAAATACTCGTCGAAAATTCTGGCAGGGTGAATTATGGGAAAGATATAAATAACCAAAGAAAAG GAATTCTTGGAAAGGTTGAGCTAGATAATAATCTCATATCAAATTGGAAAATTTATCCATTAGAATTTCGTTCCGATTGGATCACGAA GTTATCGAAAGACGAGTCAGCTTGGAACACATTCGGCACGAAAGATAAAAAGACAACATTTCAAACGAAAGTACCAACTATATACAGAGGCAACATGTTCGTTCATAGTTTTCCACGTGATACAACCCTCAAGCTACCT ggTTGGTTTAAAGGCGTAGTGTTTGTCAATGGGCATAATATTGGACGATATTGGAACATTGGTCCACAGAAGACATTGTTTGTGCCCAACATGTGGTTGTTTCGAAATAATAACACAGTAATTCTGTTCGACATGCATGGAACTCCTACGGTGACTAAAGACTATCCCACAATTGAGTCGACGTATGAACACGACTTAGGTGAAAAAGATGCTGTTGAATTCTTGCTTTAG
- the LOC130636250 gene encoding neural cell adhesion molecule 1-A-like isoform X2 — MEMDVLTRPVIDKNATTTALKSAVGLNFVIKCSAKSNPDPTVTFSKNGAAVDTNSTKKDGIVTAVYEVKSAVKSDFGEYLCIATNPHGDASKRIKIVEASTAPVEKKDGGLGNAAVAGIIICIILIILVVVDLFCCFFNNCGFSHCCFETFCATKGKKYAPADRDEEEMEEMKPKMQEPV, encoded by the exons ATGGAAATGGACGTTTTAA cgcGTCCTGTTATTGATAAAAATGCAACAACGACGGCACTTAAATCTGCAGTTGGATTGAATTTTGTCATTAAATGCTCAGCCAAAAGCAATCCAGACCCTACGGTAACATTCAGTAAAAATGGAGCTGCAGTGGATACAAATTCAACGAAAAAAGATGGTATTGTAACCGCAGTTTATGAAGTGAAATCTGCAGTAAAATCTGATTTTGGTGAATATTTATGTATTGCTACCAATCCACATGGTGATGCaagtaaaagaattaaaattgttGAAG CTTCCACAGCTCCAGTTGAAAAGAAAGACGGTGGACTTGGTAACGCTGCTGTGGCTGGTATAATCATCTGCATCATATTAATCATCTTAGTGGTGgtggatttgttttgttgtttttttaataactgtgGTTTCTCTCATTGTTGTTTTGAAACGTTTTGTGCGACTAAGGGAAAGAAGTATGCACCTGCTGATAGAGACGAAGAGGAAATGGAGGAAATGAAACC taaaatgcaGGAACCAGTTTAG
- the LOC130636250 gene encoding neural cell adhesion molecule 1-A-like isoform X1, with amino-acid sequence MEMDVLTRPVIDKNATTTALKSAVGLNFVIKCSAKSNPDPTVTFSKNGAAVDTNSTKKDGIVTAVYEVKSAVKSDFGEYLCIATNPHGDASKRIKIVEGSSTAPVEKKDGGLGNAAVAGIIICIILIILVVVDLFCCFFNNCGFSHCCFETFCATKGKKYAPADRDEEEMEEMKPKMQEPV; translated from the exons ATGGAAATGGACGTTTTAA cgcGTCCTGTTATTGATAAAAATGCAACAACGACGGCACTTAAATCTGCAGTTGGATTGAATTTTGTCATTAAATGCTCAGCCAAAAGCAATCCAGACCCTACGGTAACATTCAGTAAAAATGGAGCTGCAGTGGATACAAATTCAACGAAAAAAGATGGTATTGTAACCGCAGTTTATGAAGTGAAATCTGCAGTAAAATCTGATTTTGGTGAATATTTATGTATTGCTACCAATCCACATGGTGATGCaagtaaaagaattaaaattgttGAAGGTT CTTCCACAGCTCCAGTTGAAAAGAAAGACGGTGGACTTGGTAACGCTGCTGTGGCTGGTATAATCATCTGCATCATATTAATCATCTTAGTGGTGgtggatttgttttgttgtttttttaataactgtgGTTTCTCTCATTGTTGTTTTGAAACGTTTTGTGCGACTAAGGGAAAGAAGTATGCACCTGCTGATAGAGACGAAGAGGAAATGGAGGAAATGAAACC taaaatgcaGGAACCAGTTTAG